A region of Triplophysa rosa linkage group LG16, Trosa_1v2, whole genome shotgun sequence DNA encodes the following proteins:
- the rrm2b gene encoding ribonucleoside-diphosphate reductase subunit M2 B produces the protein MNSSINTSTDIVDCQNGYKDVDPKSTEDEPLLRENPKRFVVFPIQYPDIWKMYKQAQASFWTVEEVDLSKDLAHWDNLKSDEQHFISHVLAFFAASDGIVNENLVQRFSQEVQLPEARSFYGFQILIENVHSEMYGMLINTYIRDLKERDYLFNAIQTMPFVRRKAEWALEWISDTNSTFGERLVAFAAVEGIFFSGSFAAIYWLKKRGLMPGLTHSNELISRDEGLHCNFACLMYSYLVKKPSADRIKDIITKAVSIEQEFLTEALPVNLIGMNCSLMKQYIEFVADRLLTDLGLPKVYQSENPFDFMESISLEGKTNFFEKRVAEYQRLGVMSNVMDCEFTLDADF, from the exons aacgGTTACAAGGATGTTGACCCAAAAAGCACTGAAGATGAACCACTTCTCAGAGAAAACCCAAAGCGATTTGTTGTCTTTCCGATTCAGTACCCAGACATCTGGAAAATGTACAAACAAGCCCAGGCCTCATTCTGGACGGTTGAGGAG GTGGATTTATCAAAGGACTTGGCTCACTGGGACAACCTGAAGTCTGATGAGCAACACTTCATATCTCATGTATTGGCCTTCTTTGCAGCAAGTGATGGGATTGTCAATGAGAACCTG GTGCAGAGGTTTAGTCAAGAGGTTCAACTCCCAGAAGCTCGCTCGTTCTATGGCTTTCAGATCCTTATTGAAAATGTGCACTCTGAAATGTACGGCATGCTCATCAACACATACATCAGGGATCTGAAAGAGAG GGACTATTTGTTTAATGCAATTCAGACCATGCCTTTTGTAAGACGGAAAGCAGAGTGGGCCTTAGAGTGGATCTCTGACACAAACTCAACTTTTG GAGAGCGTTTAGTGGCGTTTGCAGCAGTGGAGGGCATCTTCTTCTCCGGGTCATTTGCTGCCATCTACTGGTTGAAGAAAAGAGGCCTGATGCCCGGACTCACCCACTCCAATGAGCTCATCAGTAGAGATGAG GGTCTGCACTGTAATTTCGCATGTCTGATGTACAGCTACTTGGTGAAAAAGCCTTCGGCTGACAGAATCAAGGATATCATCACAAAAGCTGTGAGCATTGAACAG gAATTCCTGACAGAAGCCCTGCCAGTCAATCTGATTGGAATGAACTGTTCTCTTATGAAGCAGTACATTGAGTTTGTCGCTGACCGATTGCTAACAGATTTGGGATTGCCTAAA GTGTACCAATCAGAAAACCCCTTTGATTTCATGGAGTCGATTTCACTGGAAGGAAAAACTAACTTTTTTGAGAAGCGAGTGGCTGAATACCAGCGGCTCGGAGTGATGTCAAACGTTATGGACTGTGAATTTACTCTTGATGCAGATTTCTAA